From Colius striatus isolate bColStr4 chromosome 10, bColStr4.1.hap1, whole genome shotgun sequence:
CCCTGTGGTGGGTTTCCTTCTAGAAACCCTGATGGGAGTGCCCTGTTGTGGGCCAggctcctggggctgcctggggggAGCACACTGCAGCCCCCGCTGGGCTCTGGGCACTGTAGGCTCATTGTGCCTCTGATggatggcagcagggctgcctcGTGACATTCGGGCGCTGCCCCCGTTCCCACCTCTGCAGGCTCCTTGCATAAGCTGCTGTGGATATGTTGGGACTCCAAAGCAGAGGGGCTTCAGACTGCCCAGGGCACAAACTGCCCACAGTGCCTCGGTCCCATGGCTTGACCTCCTTGTGTAGGAATGGGGAGAACGCACAGACATGGCTCTGATGGGGTTCCtgtgcacagctctgctttatCACTTCATAAATCCCCAGGATGCCAATATGAAGAGCACAGAAAATACCCTCCTCCCCCGCTGGGCTGCAATTAAAAGCCAGCCTGTGTTCTTCCCTCTCTTTGTAAACACGTCCTGGCTCCAGCAAAGAGCACGTTGTCCCCCCTGCAGCCGCCTGAACCCCGGCCaagctccagccctgctccagtTTGTCATGGTGCGTGCAGAATGAGAGCTGTGgccacagtgctgctggctggagggGACTGGTTTGTGTTGGCAGGGCACGATGATGGCTTTGCCCCTCTGGACCTTGCCAGCAGCCCTCTTTTCCCCTGGCCAACTCCAGTGATTGCTTGGGCTCcagctggctggggaggaaTTCATCCCCTTGCAGGCTGGTGTCGGAAGGGGGAGGGTCCCCATATCTTTGGAAGACAGGAGTCAGCCTGTCTGCATGGATACAGTGATGTTCACCCCGGGCATGGCACTGCTGCTTTGGATCTGGGCACCTGGATGTGTATGGTGATGTGTGTGGGTTTGAAACCCACAACAGACTTGAGAAAATGCCTCAAAATGTCCTCTCTAAGGCTGATGCCAATGAGGCCAACCTGCCAAACTGACTTGTCACACCTGCCTCAACTAACCCATCTCCTTTCCACGGCAGCCGAGAAGGTCACTTCTCTGGGGAAGGACTGGCACCGGCCCTGCTTGAGATGTGAGAAGTGCAACAAGACCCTGACGTCTGGAGGCCATGCAGAGGTGAGGAGTGCTGCTCAGGAGGGCCCTGTCCCCTGCAGCTGGGGGTTGCAAGAGAGGTGGGatgagcagagagggagctgaAGGGCGGTTGGGGCTGACACTCTTTCTGTCTGCCCGCAGCACGATGGCAAGCCCTACTGCAACCACCCCTGCTATGCTGCCTTGTTCGGGCCCAAAGGTAGGGTCACTGGGGCTGaggaggtgggagggaggggaagggggctCAGGGCTCCCTCCTCTCAGCGAGGAGCATCCCTTGGTGCCCGCCCCGAACCACGGCAATACTGACCCCGCTCTGTCTCCCTTCCAGGGTTTGGCCGGGGAGGAGCCGAGAGCCACACGTTCAAGTAAACCTCAGGTTGGTGTCTGCCCTGGGAGGTCCCCTCCTGCCTCTGGCCCCGTGTGCTGGCTGGGGCTGTCTCTgaccagggcaggcagggaaggCAGGTGTGCCGTGGCGTCTCCAGGCTGCCTGTGACTCCCAGCACCCGCATAGCTCCGGCTGCAGACACCAAAGGCTTTTTCTCTGTGTCCTGTCAGCAAAGACAGGCTCTATCCCAGGGGAGCACCATTGTCCCTGGCATGTCTCctctcccagcccagcctgcctTCATCCCTCCTTCTCTCCCGTCCCTCTCCAGGTCTGCCAGCCAGGGCTCCCGGCACAGCCTGAAGACAGCACAAACGCACCGCCAGACATGCCCTTTCGTTTTTAATTCACTCTGCACTAGACTAGCACGTTAAAAGCAATAAGTAACcgaggctggggctggtgtgGAGAGGTGCTCCACTCCAGATGGAGTGCTGCCGGGATGGGGGCCTTGGGATGCCTCACCGGAGAGGAAATTtggctgctgttgctgaaagcCGCCTGGAGAGGAGATCACACCCCTCCAGCCAAACCTCAGCCCTGCTTCTGGCACCCAGCACTCCTGTCTGGGCCCACAGTTGTATTCTCAGTCTTTAATAAACCCAGACCGAAAGATGCTTCCCCCATGTAGTAGCTGTGCTGTCTGTAAGGGGGAGCTTCCTTGCTGAAGGACCCTACGTGCCCTCTGGATCAAGCCCCACACCATGTGACAGCTCCGTGTGCTTCTTGCTCCTGGTGACTGTAGGGTCTTGCCCTTCCTGAGCCCTGGGGTTGAGGGCAGCACCAGGGCTGAGCATGCCCCAGGGGAAGGAGTGGTGCTTGTTGTGTGGCTGCTTGTCTGGGGTTGGGATCTCCCTGGGCTCAGGAGGAAGGTCGTGCCCTGCCCGCAGCCTCACTGGGTCTGTAAGGTGACATTTGCAGAAGCCTAGAGCATGGTGGCAGCTGTCACAGGGTTAAAGCAGAGGCATGCAGTGCTGCTGGACAAGGGGCTGAGACTGTTGACCTATGGTCTCTCCAGCACTCAATAGCCTCCTGGCCTTGTCCCAGCTCAGTGCCAGCTGGAAAGTCacggcagccccagccctttgCTCCTGTATCCGAGATGGCACTTTGCAGCCTTCCATTGGGGCAGGGAGCTTTCTTGCTGGGAGGAGGTTGTCTGTCACATCAGGAAAGCCGGGTATTTGCTGCTTTCCCTTTGAGCAGCCATGCAAAAAAGCCAAATGAGGCTTTCCTGGGTAGGGAAAGCAAATGTGCAGTGTGACAAAGCGAGAGCTGACTCACAACCGTTTTGCTCTTTTGTGTTGCAGCCTCTTTGCTCCGCTGGGAGAACAGAACTGACAGATGTAAAAGATGTTGACTTGAGGGATGTTTCCAAAATGGTTTCTTAACCATGTCTTTCCCTAACCTGAACCACCCCGTTTACATATTCAGAGCCACTCTGTTGTACCCTGGGTTATGTTGGTCTATGGTTTGTGCACGCATTTCCTTGCAGATTATTCTGCTTCTTACTGCTACGCCAGCCTTGGCCAAACCCCTCAGGGGTCAAAATTACTGTCCCAATGTCAAAATCTTTGGTGTCAAAGGCACTCTGATCCGATAAGCATCTTAAAACTTCCCATGTGCTTGATGTCAAAAGGCTCTGTCCCCATGAGGCAGCTTCAGTGGGATAAACTCTAAGGGCCTTGTTTCCCACCCTGTTAGCATGACAAATGCAGGCATCTGTGTCAAAGGCAAACCCTGGCTAATTGCAGTTCAGCCACCACCATGCCAACCAGCCAGCCAGGGCTCAAAGGGCCTCCTGCCCTCCCACTCCCGCCACTGCCCTCGCCAGCAGCCTCCCTTGGGGTGCACAGCACCCGTGGCCCCTGGCCAGCCAGACTCAGTCCTGCTCTGCATAGATGCTGGCACGAAGCCCACCCCTGGGGCACTGGGACATGGCTTTCCTCTGTGAACCAGGCTTCAAAGTAAACTAGTGATATAATCTCAGCAGCCTTGAGTGTGCCAATGAGATAGCATTTACTCTCAGAATGAACAATAATGGCAAACACCAGGCTCGTCATCCTCTGGATTTGCATAAGTGTGTCCAGCTGGGAAAGGGACCTTTCCCAACAGGGCCCTGCACCAACACTTACCAGGAGCCGCTAATTCCAGGTGCAAGGGGCCAGGCTGATAAGCAGAGGACCATGGAGAGGTATggagaaacaagtgctgcctggagggaggctgtggagatcCAGCCCTTCAGCTAGAAGCCCTTTCTGTGGGCAGGAGGCAGTGTGCTGCTGTTTGAGatgtgctgcctggggctgcccttTGCTACAGTCCTTGCCACCGATTTGTGGTGTAGGTGTGGTGTCTGGGGATGgctctctccctgccctgcctgcatgGAAGGATGCAAGACCCGGGTGAGGTCTGCATGGCCTGCAAAGAAGCTAAACTTGATCTTGCAGCTGCCTCATTCCGTGCTGTGCTAGATGGGTCACGCgctcagcctgctcctgcctcgatgctgtggggctgggcagtTCAGGTATGGGTTACATCCACAAGGAGCCTTGCTCAAAGAACAtacaagagaaaatgtttttttataaCTTGCTTTGGTCTTTGGAGAGGAAGCAGCAACAGCTGTATTGCATTTGGATGGGAAATGCGGGCCCAAGGCAGGCGCAGCATGGCTGGGCAGCAGCCGGcgtgctggggagaggggctgtcAGCAGAATCTGGCTGTTCTCCATCCAACAGTAAATGTCTGTGGCCTGGAGTGTGAGCTgcagaggcaggcagcagccaggcatCTGTGCTGCTCCCGGCTCCCAGCCCCGCTGGCAGATGGGGATGAGCGAGGATGGTCCCTCTCCTCCTGGTGTGGCAAtgccctggctgtgctgttCTGGCAGCAGGGGACAGCAGGATGCCCAGGGCAAATCGCAGCTTTCTTTTTGGGAGCAGTCAAGGGATTCCAGCTTGGTGTGCCTTATCAGCTGCTCCCACCACTCTTGAGACAGAGAGGAGGTGGTTGGCAGTCCCCATGCCCTGCCTGGTCCTTCCAGCAGCCATGGGGATATTGCAGCCATTTCAggtgagggcagagcacagcctcAGCCCCGAGGTgcatatagaatcacagagtggtggaggttggaagagagacctctagagatcatgcagCACAatcccctactaaagcaggttccccttgatcagggggcacaggaacgtgtccagacaggtttggaaacctcccaagaaggagactcctcaccctccctgggcagcctgagccagggctccctcatctgaacaacaaagaagtttctccttctgtttaTCCAGCTTTtatccatcaccccttgtcctgtcactgggcac
This genomic window contains:
- the CRIP1 gene encoding cysteine-rich protein 1 — encoded protein: MPKCPRCEKEVYFAEKVTSLGKDWHRPCLRCEKCNKTLTSGGHAEHDGKPYCNHPCYAALFGPKGFGRGGAESHTFK